Within Populus trichocarpa isolate Nisqually-1 chromosome 6, P.trichocarpa_v4.1, whole genome shotgun sequence, the genomic segment ACCGAGTTAGTAACTTGTCTATATGATTATGAtgccattaatatatattatgatgtCATTAATAGATATTCGCCTTTATACCGAGTCAGCTTTACAAGACTTCTAGCTTAGACCTGTTTAGGctggtcttttttcttttttatttgggcAAAAATCTTTCTATTGTTGGAAGGTCTGATATTTGGACCAACCGAaaaccagtttttttaaaaaacaattagcacaataatctaaaacatgtggcagaataatataatttaaaaaaacatttgataaaataacacatttttactttattattatttttaatcgtAACTAGACCGctgttcaaaaaataatattattattgcttGCGTTTTAGAagcatgataaattaaattaaattagtaaataaataataagtaaaagCCGCCTCTCTCTTTCCTTCAAACCTTGCCTTTATTATCTTAGAACCCGTTTAGCTACATGGTGGCGTTCACGTTTCCTGTGGCTAAATTGTGCAAGCTATTTGGTTAAGTAACAACTGCTTATTACTATACATGGGGCTCATGCAATATAGCGTTTGAAACGCAGGAACAAAGGAAGCAGCTAGGAGCTGCTTCCTGCACGTTGCAAGAAAAGAACCATGCTTCattgttcagtgaacagtggatgcatggctccactgttcactgaatagtttttttttttaatcagtgcAGTTAATTAATTTCACTCGCACTGAACgtgaacaacaattttttttttgttttttttttaaattagtttaaggtgcaTTACATTTACTTGTactataatctcaattttatttctgataatattttacctaattttgtagtttttgtcggatgaattttatacgtaatggaattgtagatagtttaatgaaacaataatttttttatatatataaagtataatttatttcacgatgtaataacaatagttaactccataatatttaaattaaaaaccatcaatattaatatatattttgtaaaattattttataacctcaatttcaaaagcacttttaaccaaacacattaaactattttttcttcaaccttaatttcaaccacagttttaaccaaacacctattttttcaaatcaacctcaactaaaagtaaattttataaaataacttttttcaaatcacaaccataacagctaccgcaataccaaacaaactCTTAGTTTGATTCTTCACCTCATTTTTTTGTCTAAAGACCCATCAAACTTTactaaagaagaaaatcaaaaaccATGGTGTTCTCAAAACCTGCAGCCTCTCtcagctcctcctcctcctcctctattctTTCAACACCAAAAATCGACATCTCTACTCTCGAAGCCTCGGTCAAGCCAAGTTCAATCCAGCCATGGTCTTTTTCCCAGCCTCATGGGACTTCCCCACCGGCCCCTGTGCATCACCTTGATCCAGATGGCCACTCGGGCCAACTCACCCCACTCATCTCCCAACTCACTAGCCTCACTATCCTCAACCCTGTAGACAACAACTTCTATGGCCTTATCCTCTCCTCCATCTCCTCGCTTATCCACCTACAAACCTTGACTCTGCATTCCGACTCGTTCTCTGGCGTAGTCTCTAACTCAATCGCCAACCTTAAATCCCTTGAATCTTTAGACTTTtcacataattatttatatggGTACCTcccaaaaatttaaatgttgcGATTTTgaacaacattttaaaaatgtattattttacttatatatatatatatgttaatttgtTCGTTCTTTTTATTTACCCCAGAAACCTCAACAAGTTCGGGAGAAAGggtaccttttctttttttcacctAGGCCACCCAGAGGCCCACTAATTCTGTATTCTCTTACTTTACTTTTGGTTTGGGCTTTGTTTGAATATTAAAACTGGCCCATTTGAAATTCATCGCATCGACCAGGGCATGAATAATTGTGAATGTCATATGTAAAAGCTAAATGATTGAGGCTTTTTACTGTACATTATTACGAGTACTGCCTGACTTTCTGATGACCTCTCTTATCGTTGAAATCTACACTAGCAGACATTGCATCTTCTGTTGCTATAGACGATACATTGTCTGCTGTTATAAACGACATGTAATTCACCccttaactttaaaaaaaaaaaaaaaggaactaaCAGAGCCTTCTTTATGGGCCAGGGGTGTAGGGCCATGCACCTAGAAAAAACAGCATATTATAGCAAATAAAGGCCAGGCAAACGATAGAGAACATGATGAGATTAAAGAGTTATGACTCGGGAGATGTCTTTCTTAcctggaaaaaaatcatatatccattttttttttatgtttgttcaaatggcttttttatttttattgaatgaagaacatagaaaaaaagagtTGTATTTCTTCATGGAAAAACAAAGAGGAAAGTAGGAATTATACtagaaaatcattttgtttttgtcataCCCCATTTCCAAagtatctttaaaaaattcaaaaaacagaaagaaattttaaaaaaatatgtttttgccgcatttcattcatttacgggcttattttataattttgactatttttctctaattgatatctttttagaaaaaaaagtcaaaacataaaattaagaaaaaaaattaaattaagaaagaagATTGGTGGGAGaaacacaagaagaaaaaaaaagggaccaaaataaaatttaattaaaaattatgagaaaaaaaccatTGGGAAGCTTAGAAGAAGGTTGTCCAAAATTTATATCACAGTGCATCTCAAGGATGTTGGGCAGGACCCAAGCATTTCAGTgcattatgagttttttttaaaaaaaaaaaaattcctcaacatttattttttatactactagagtcctatttgtttttatatttcaaaagtatttttaaaaaaatttgaaaatttttatttttttctttgcttcaaattaatatttttttggtgttttcaaatcatttgatgtgttgatgtcaaaaataattttttaaaaaaaaccactattttgatgcatttccaagtaaaaaacactttgaaaaataaccacagtcatattctcaaacacacCTATACATCCTCCTGCTGATTATTGTCAAGTCTTTGTTGCCCTTCCTCGTTTAGTGAGCTTATCcagtatcaatttttttttattaattctaaaaGGTATAACTTAATTGATCAAGCTCTAAATTTGATCGATAGAAATTATCAATTCGAATCTCGCAAATTTTAGAACCActgaagacttacatggtcgttaactttaagacccgtaggattagtcgaggtacataCAAGTTGGCCCAACCACTTAtgtcaattaacaaaaaaaaaaaatatcaaattgtgtttttcgtgtttttttttttttttcagatgttGACCCTTAACCATAtggaataagaaaacaaaagatacATAGCGAACTGGTCAGCTTTCTTCCATTATACAAAGCACACAGCACACTGCCAAGTCGTTTTTCCGTGGAAAAGGCCAATAATTTAAATCCTTGATAACAAATTTTTGGCACTTGAAAAGATTTAAATCCTATTTGTGTCAGGTTGGTGCACAAGTGATTCTGCTTTCAGAATACTAATATTTGACTGGGGAAAATGACGACTTGGCTTAGAAGGTGTTCAAAATCCAAAACATATTGTGTGCAAGATTAAAgaattaacatatcaaaaccatatgaaattataaaaaaattaatttcttacaaaaaaaaataataaaatttaagaaaatataatttattagcgTTCCCAAACAAACCTAAATTAGATATGAAAGTGACTAGAGAGTTTATCCGCTTCATCATCCAACTTGCACTAGATTCaatatttttactctttttaatatatataattattattaaaatataatattgcaaACCCTACAAAATCAATCTAAGTTTCATAACTTTActttaaaattgtaaatatatgatattaaaaataattattaattaaaaaaagtataaaaattgtTCTTtgttgatataaatattaataggGTTAGCTACAAAAATAACTTTCATCTATGGGGtcattatcaatattattttttagtaattgtatcccttaattttacccttaacGTTATCTAATGTTTTCAATTATGCCTCTTGTCCACTCGTCCTCCAAATCAGTACTTGATATAATATGTTAATGTCTATATTGCAactctaaattttaaatatttattaaatgaagAATTTAAAAGGAGTGAAATACACAAAatcaatagtaaaaatatttgaaaccctaaaaaaataaaaacaaatttaagttttaaattttgagtttcattggattttttattttcttaacttataattttaagattttcttaGTTTTGAGTTTAAATGGGATTTGAATTTTTCcaagattttcaatttaaattaatgtttttccttcattgagttttattaatttaaataataaatttgatttatttaaaggGATTTGATTGTTAACAAGTtgtttaacaaataataaatacataattgAACTTCTAAATCTACAAGAGATCGTGAATGATTCATGTAAATAATTATACTGGTTATTAACAAATTACTACTAATTAACATGGAATTAACAAcgatataattttagttttttaaatcacaatatctaatattaaaattttaatatgatttagaaaaataagacTATTAGATATCTTAGATCTTTGTATTAGTATATATTTTTGTgggatattataaaaaaattaaaaagagattttttaaattaaaattctgaATTGGATCAGGTTGGATATCCAATaaatgaagattaaaaaaaatatcttcacctGACCTCATCTATCTGATTGGATACGAATAAAAGGTAaaggataataataaatatatgaatatggatatattaaaaaaaaaaaaaaaccatcctgACTGGATCTATTAACATCTCATATatcattaaactttttatactaacaactaaaaaaaaatgagttaatatatttctttcgtcactttaaattaaattcatattttagcTCAAGTGATTAGCGTGCTGGACAAATCCGAGGCCGCATAAAAAGACGGCGCGCGATATTTTCCTGACAACAAACACAACCGATCTGtcgtttgtgttttttattttaaataaaaataagggaCAGACAACCCCCCACCCCCttaatgaacaaaaaattactTCGTCAGGCGCGTGCACTTCACCttctgatatatatttttttttattgttttttttccctcgtaaaaatatttatctgattcacttttttttttttgtttttctatactCCCTTTGTCATTTTCCAATGATCTCTCCCTTCTTTTCACAAACTTCTATACCATAGACTTTTACCACCACAATCAACTAGTGACATTATTCTTCAGAAAGAAAAGGTTTATCGGTATTAAATTGTGGACGGTACGGTATAAGCTCCTGATGGGATAGAATTTGTCGGGTTTAAACTGTATGTATTAATGTATGTGCAGTAGCCAGAGTCAGAGTCAGGTAGCCCGTCTAGCTCAGTTGGTAGAGCGCAAGGCTCTTAACCTTGTGGTCGTGGGTTCGAGCCCCACGGTGGgcgttaattttgtttttttccccctccATAGAAAACGACATATCTTCCACCGTcttgaagaagagaaaattgCATGGAATGTAAAAGTGTTGTTCGGTGGCAATGAGCTCCTATATTCCCTGCCAAAAACTTGCCTTTCATTCATTGCATCTGTTGATGGAGAGGAATCAATTGATTGTTAGTTAAACTTGTACTCTACAACAACATCATTAATTGCGACCTTCCTTGAGCCTTCAGGACTGTAAAAATTAAGTGAATCACGCTTCTAAAGTAGTTGCGATCACCCTTTGGTTCGCTTGTATTGGAGTAAcccttcccttttcttccaaGATGGACCACAtacttaatattatatttgcGATGATAtagtcctttgttttttttcttttttttttcttttttttatatttttttaaattttattatttaatattaaatttattttctattgagttatcatTCTATTATGACACAGATTATGACTTTGGTGGGTTAACCTTgttgacttaagtttttttttaatttcattattttatattggattgattgaaaattagatttcatgattagttttgtttactttctattatgttattttagtaTCATGATCCAGGAATAGTGCTTaacaggttaacccaagttggcTCAAGATGTTTTTATGCCattatttcaattgattttttttaatttcactatttaacACTGCGTTAgctagaaattgagttttataatcttttttatttgatttctataaaATATCTTAGACTCACAATCAATATCGCGCTAATAAAACCATaagtcatcccaataaaaatagtataaagTTGATCTGTATACTATTTTAATACAGGACTTTAGCTCTTATAACAAAATATAACCATTCATCTTTTATTAAAGTTGTCAATGTCGCCTAATCGTACTGAGAAAAAACTTTCATGTGATACCCTAATAatgatatcataaataaaaatcattaaaaaaacattagattggttgaaaattaattaatttaatttgtttttttttatggagtttattttaatttcatgactcgagttgcttgtttggtaaattaattcaagtagtttttttgttctttttttaatttaatatttttttttcaattttgtcattcaGCAGAAAGTTGATTaggcatttattttcattattttgttttgttttgttttgtatagtgGTATTACGGTCAAAATCTTGAAAGGTTAATCCGAGTTAAttcaatatatcatcattttaatatttaaaaataagtgtCATCCAATATATCAccgtatcaatatttttaaaaaaaatccaatatacatcatattttgaatttataatcaaattttttttataaaaaatcacattagcaatatattgaatatttttcttaaataaaaaaaattaatctgatcCACATCGGATTAATAATCTAGTAATTACTGTatgtaatattgttttaattcaaGACACTCGTCATAGTCTAGTGTCTAATGAAGTGGTTTTAAAGTGtgaaataaaagctaaaatagtCTTAGCTTCACTCaaatgtaataatattaaaacaataacaaagcttttattgctattgttttttatactataataattatgtttaaaaaatattataaatgtctattgatttaaaacaaatgTGTAATCTACACTTTAAATGCCTTTcatatgatttaataatatatttagttcttaaaagtttttgagatGTTGGCTCTCCggtaaacaagtttttttttttaaattctaatatatatacctgacataatcatattaattacttacatgaaaattactaaaaatttaGTTTCTTCAAGTTATTATAGAAAAGTCcagaaaaaaagtcaatttacCGATTTCTTACGCTATTTTAGAAAATcccaaaagaattaattaatttatcgtttttttatgctaacaaataattacatgtttgcatacaaataaaaaaaatccaatattatGGAGGAATTGGTGTACTTACCATTTCTTAAATTACTAACGAGgactagaataaaataaaaaaaaaaactcttatctTTTGGCAGCCGCACTTCGCGCAGTTTCCTTGCATGAAATTTTAATGCAATGAAGGACACGTGAGACCCATCTTGATGCCAAATGCCGGTCCTGGCCCACGAAACGACATACTGCAAACGGAACACCGTTGGATTGAACTCCATGTAATCAAATCCGACGGGGTTTAAACTCAAGGTCAACAAAATGGTGTTGAAAATACCAGAATAGCCAACGAAGGAGGGATTTGAGGGTTCAAGAACTGCAACGTGTGTAGAAAGCGGGTACAGATTTGGACAGATATGCAGGGATAAGCATAACGTAAGATCATGACAAATGGACGGTGGATATCCTCGAAGTCTCTCTCCTCACCTGCCTATAAAGTGAGGGTATGCACATCCCCCAATGACTCGTTCAAACATAAGTGTCATTCAGCTTTTATATCCCCTATTCTCTTCGTGAAGATGTCTTGCTGTGGAGGAAACTGTGGGTGTGGCTCTGGCTGCAAGTGCGGCAGCGGCTGTGGAGGGTAAGATTGATTCAATATTTTCCCCTAATTCTTGATAgttttgatgcttttttttttaaaaaatgatattgttaaCTTGCAGATGCAAGATGTACCCTGACATGAGCTCCTCAGAGACGATCACCAACGAAACTCTGGTTCTTGGTGTGGCACCAGAGAAGGGTCACTTTGCGGGAGCTGCTGAGACGGTCGTGGGAGCCGAGAATGGCTGCAAGTGTGGAGCCAACTGTACCTGCGATCCTTGCACTTGTAAATGAGAGCGATCCGCTGGCTGCGTTGATTCAAGAAATGATCATCGCATCGACGGATTGAcaagaaataatatttcatcTACTAGGCGTTTATAAGGGTTGTCTCTTGTCTTCAACAAGTTTCAATAAAGTAGCTAGTATATATTCATGGCTTGTTTTCTGCAAATCTTCTTGGATTTGCAGCTCTGGGGCTTCCTCTCTAGTATCAAGTATCAAGTCTCAAGTCGTGTTAGCTGCTTGTCGTCCTGTTTATCTTTCATGTATAATTAAAATGGTAGTGTTGCTATGATTATATGCTGTTTATGATCGATTGTGTGTGTATGTATGATGGGATGGATGTACTGCTTCTGCCTTTTCAGgcatacatgcatgcatgtatgaaACTGACTGGCTGAATTCACACACTCATTCATCCATTCTGAAGATTTTTCACTTGTTCGATCGCTACTATGTAAGAAAATGAACTACTGGTGGGTTTTAATAGGTTATTTAAGGGTTTATTAGGAGAGGCGATTTCTTGAGGAATGTGAATCTTGGGAGGTTGCAGAGATAACGAAAGGCTGGTCTTGGTCCACTGAGTTTTGGAACCATTCGTTCATGCCATGGAAACCGATTGATAGAGCCCGTTAGAGCATGCCACGTCAATAGTAAAAGAATggtggagagaaagaaaaggaaatatcgCGAAATTGGGCCATTGACTTTCTGCTCTGGATTAGCCTTGCTGATGACCGTCCAGTTGTCCTTGTTTATTTggattagatattatttttgaagtttttttatttgaaaatatctttatattgaaataaattatttaaaaaaaaactatttttaatattagtatattagaatattttaaaaatataaaaagatttaatttaaaaaaaatagaaaattgtaaatcttttaaaaaatatttttaaaatgaaataacaaaTAGCTTGTTTATGAGAttgtgattaaaaatttaaatcaaaacaatttagaaatattaattttaaaagaaaaataattttgagtaAATAGCTccgatattatttttttgccaaTTACTTAAGATGGATAATCTTCGCCAATTACTTAATTCGCCAATTACTTAAGATAGATAGATAATCTTTGCCAATTACTTAAGATAGATAGATGATCTGTAATAACTAGTGCGCAATGACagatacataataattgaaaaaattattaaaattttaataaaatcttttaataatatttaaaaaacatgttaaaaataaaaagtaaataaacaattaaaaatttttcagaatgtaaaaaaaataaaaataaagggaagaagaggaggaggaaagaTAGTAAGTGTTAGGCCCGACAGTAACAGGTGTGCCGCCAGCAACAGGTCAGGCCTGCATGACTGGTCGATCACAtatcatttacttttattttttatatataaaaaaaaccaaacaggGTTGTCAATCACAATATAAAGGCGGGCCAATACTTGGTCCACCAGTAGCAAGTCAGCCCGCGCACTTGActgctttattttaatttttttaaaggcaaGGACAACATCTTGTTCGttccttgttaaaaaaaaaaaaaaaaaaatctcgaacCCACGATCTTTAAACTAGctacacaaaaaaaatgatgttaaaacatgattaaaaacatatattaaaatacttcaCTGTTCGCTACAGTTATTTTAGTGTTGAGGTAATAATCTACTTCAATGACTGCTCTCTGTAAATGAAAGCAGTAAAGCATATTGCATCAAATTAGTCTCACTCTCACACAAGCAAATTAAGGACATACATTGCTATTTCTACATCATTGTTATAGTTAACCAAATTTGATCCTATTTCCATGGATGAATTATCCATAGGAACCAGTTACATTAACTCTTCTCTGAGCTGCGCACCGTCTTGTTTATCAAAGATGCCTCTTGCAGCTTTGCTGAACATGTTGTAAACCTGCTTAGACGAGAGACCAATCTTCTCTAAATCACTCAGCTGCAGCATGAAAAACCATATATCGTTACTATATTACTAACAGTAACTAGTATATAAGAACATGAAAAACCTGTTCATGATAAGGTTTACAGGTCGTGCTTACCGATTTTAAAGGGCTTGTTTCCCGGAGTTCAGCTATGTAATCTGCTAATCTCACTCCAATCCCCTGCATAATGAGCAAGATGGTCGTAAGGAATTAACAGAAAAGTCATAGAAGCCACATGATTGTTCAATCTGCTTAAGTTACCTTTATTTCCAACAGTTCCTCTCTGTAAATGAAATAGCCAATTGCAAGTTTAGTTTCTTTGGACAACAAGGACAAATACAAAActtctaaaatcaaaacaaacgtAGAGATTTGAGCAGAAGTTACCTGCTAGCGGTATTCAAGATGTCAACATATTCTTGCATAAGGGAGCTCTGCACATCAAATTTCTAGAAATCAGATCTACAACTTGAAGAAACTTTAGTGTCCTTTACAAAGTTAATTCTTCTATTTTACCTTTAAACTAGAACTCATTGCATTAAATTTGTCAAGTGGGGTGCTGATTGTTACAAACTTTTCTTTTGCACAGGTTGCAGTAGAAGGTGTTTTTGGCTCAAACTGAACTGGACACTTGCAGGCTACTTCCTCGTGGCGAATTTGGTTTCCATTTGCATTGATGGGGGAGAGAACTCTTCTTAAAGGACTTCTCTCTGTACACTTCACTTCGGCAATGGGTGATGTTCCAACTGAGTTATTTGACTTTGTTGATGTTATCTTATATTCCTTGTCCAATGGCTCAACTGCATAATTGCAAAGTTTCCACCTTTAAATCCTTAAGAAACCTCTTATAGActaacataaaacaaattaaaattaattcaaatttgattGGATTCCTTAGATGcatgaaacaagaaaataataagtcTTCGGATAGTGGCTACATACTGGGTAAGTGTATTGATGATTCCAAGGAAATTTCAGTAGAATCAGCACCGATCTTTTCCCTATTTTCCTCGGCAGCACAAGTCGTACTCTGAAAATTGAATTTAGATTCATATgttaaatactaaaatttaaCATCTATTTGTTTCTGTGGAAGGAAACAAGTCTGCAAATGACACAAGTTGCTAAGAACTCACTTCCAAGCATGAATCAGTTAAACCTTCATCATTAAATAAACTTCTGAATGGTACAGACGATCCCCTGCGTAAGATTTAAGCATATCGTGAACAACATAAATCAGGTTAGGATCTAACCATATAAATCAGCaataggaaaaaagaaaaaagatcaagTTGTGCTTTGAGACTTTCAAATAATCAGGCCGCAATTTAATTCGATACTTTCAAATAACTAGGCTTCaatttaattggagattttCATCAGCTTAATTAAGTCCATACCTCTCTTTAGCATTACAAGTGTTCCGGTAGGTGTTGACCTTAGCTTTTGCGGAGCTGTAATTTGGTTTCGTGATAGAACTTGGAGGGAATGGAGAACCATATGCATCTATTCTTTGTGCACTCTTTGTCTTCCCTCTAGATTCAAGCCAAGTTCGCAGTTTTTCCTCCATATCAACTTTAACCTTCGGAGTATCTTGTTTATAGGTTGACGgaacaaaatttgaaatgtGCCTTGACCTAGCAGCCAAGCTCA encodes:
- the LOC7454924 gene encoding metallothionein-like protein type 2, with amino-acid sequence MSCCGGNCGCGSGCKCGSGCGGCKMYPDMSSSETITNETLVLGVAPEKGHFAGAAETVVGAENGCKCGANCTCDPCTCK